The Leptospira licerasiae serovar Varillal str. VAR 010 genome includes a window with the following:
- a CDS encoding sulfurtransferase gives MSHWSFLKTDLNEKQDLFIDCRSQAQYQESTLKGAYYFPFVKKAFASDPDSSKKLLGPIEEILALAKKEEKSRILVFDEGMGMFASRLVFLLRAAGFQNAFLIGQRWPVDGAKEKGSKELDCGPASKVRKLEGVIDKAFLEKNLTRLQIFDTRTPEEYDGKLPRLTAPEPGSLCGRLPGAFLWDWRMLYDANGELVDKTFFNKKLRGFPFMPERTTVIYDYNGARSSLLAMMLKEVGYNDVNVYVGSWFEWRKSNLPKQAANIYGQTGAAASAPRVGGVDRKS, from the coding sequence TTGTCTCACTGGAGTTTTCTTAAAACCGACCTGAACGAAAAGCAGGACTTATTCATCGATTGTCGCTCCCAAGCGCAATACCAGGAATCCACCTTAAAGGGTGCGTATTATTTTCCATTCGTCAAAAAAGCTTTTGCTTCCGATCCGGATTCTTCCAAAAAATTATTGGGTCCGATCGAAGAGATACTTGCTCTCGCTAAAAAAGAGGAGAAGTCCAGGATCTTAGTTTTCGACGAAGGAATGGGGATGTTCGCATCCAGACTCGTTTTCCTTTTGAGAGCGGCAGGTTTTCAAAATGCCTTCTTGATCGGACAACGCTGGCCTGTAGATGGGGCAAAAGAAAAAGGTTCTAAAGAACTGGATTGCGGCCCTGCGTCCAAAGTTCGCAAGCTCGAAGGAGTGATCGACAAAGCCTTCTTAGAAAAGAACTTAACTAGACTGCAAATTTTCGATACTCGCACTCCGGAAGAATACGACGGAAAACTTCCACGTTTAACCGCTCCTGAACCGGGGAGTTTATGCGGTAGATTACCGGGAGCCTTCCTTTGGGACTGGAGAATGTTGTATGACGCGAATGGCGAACTCGTGGACAAAACATTCTTCAATAAAAAGTTAAGAGGTTTCCCTTTTATGCCGGAAAGGACCACTGTTATCTACGATTATAACGGTGCAAGGTCCTCATTGCTCGCAATGATGCTCAAAGAAGTAGGATACAACGACGTGAACGTATATGTTGGCTCTTGGTTCGAGTGGAGAAAATCAAATCTACCTAAACAAGCGGCGAATATATACGGACAGACTGGAGCAGCAGCTTCTGCACCAAGAGTCGGTGGCGTAGACCGAAAAAGTTAA